One Tamlana carrageenivorans genomic region harbors:
- a CDS encoding acetylxylan esterase, whose protein sequence is MKFYGTIFKKLILLTVFLINSIVSFAQNNPSHDDILWVAEPNHKDWLYKLGEEANITIRVYRYGVLLDAAVVNYSIGEDMMPEEKQGKVTLNHGVATVPIGTMNTPGFRDCKLSLNYKNKRYSYHIKVGFEPEKLTPYTKFPNDFKSFWDDALKKASTCPMVVEREFVSEFSNDKINCYLLKIQSVQKGHFFYAYLTLPKKQGKFPIVISPPGAGIKPMNPSKDLFYAENGFIRLDMEIHGIRPNLDAHTYSEISKAFGNKNNSYLVNGLDDKEHYYMKGVYLSCIRAVDYLVTLPEWDGKNLIAQGGSQGGALALITTGLDKRVTACAANHPALSDMARYKINKAGGYPHLFTTFEGMDTPEKLETLEYFDVVNFAKLIKVPVFMTWGFNDNVCPPTTSYIVYNTIQSPKEALITPVNEHWISLETRYNIMDWIKTTLK, encoded by the coding sequence ATGAAATTTTATGGAACCATATTTAAGAAATTGATTCTTTTAACTGTTTTTCTTATTAACTCTATTGTAAGTTTTGCTCAAAATAACCCCAGTCATGACGATATTTTATGGGTTGCAGAACCGAATCATAAGGATTGGCTTTATAAGTTAGGAGAGGAAGCCAATATTACTATACGTGTTTATCGTTACGGAGTTTTGCTTGATGCAGCTGTTGTAAATTATAGTATTGGTGAAGATATGATGCCTGAAGAAAAACAAGGTAAAGTTACTTTAAATCATGGTGTAGCCACTGTTCCAATAGGTACAATGAATACCCCTGGGTTTAGAGATTGTAAACTTAGTTTAAATTATAAAAATAAACGATATAGTTATCATATTAAAGTTGGTTTTGAGCCAGAAAAGCTAACACCTTATACTAAGTTTCCGAACGATTTTAAAAGCTTTTGGGATGATGCATTAAAAAAGGCTTCTACTTGTCCTATGGTTGTAGAAAGGGAATTCGTTTCAGAATTTTCAAATGATAAAATAAATTGCTATTTACTTAAAATTCAGTCTGTACAAAAGGGACATTTTTTCTATGCATATCTAACGCTACCCAAAAAACAAGGGAAATTTCCTATTGTAATTTCACCTCCAGGAGCAGGTATAAAACCTATGAATCCTTCAAAGGATTTGTTCTATGCAGAAAATGGGTTTATCCGTTTGGATATGGAAATTCATGGTATTCGCCCAAATTTGGATGCGCATACTTATAGTGAGATCAGTAAGGCTTTTGGAAATAAAAATAATAGCTATTTAGTAAATGGTTTAGATGATAAGGAGCATTATTATATGAAGGGCGTTTACCTATCATGTATAAGGGCTGTGGATTATTTAGTGACATTGCCGGAATGGGATGGTAAAAATTTAATAGCTCAAGGTGGTAGCCAAGGAGGGGCATTAGCTCTAATTACAACGGGATTAGATAAACGTGTTACGGCATGTGCGGCCAATCATCCCGCACTCTCCGATATGGCAAGATATAAAATAAATAAGGCAGGGGGATACCCGCACTTGTTTACCACATTTGAAGGTATGGATACACCGGAAAAATTAGAAACTCTAGAATATTTTGATGTGGTTAATTTTGCTAAACTTATAAAAGTTCCAGTTTTTATGACCTGGGGATTTAATGATAATGTATGTCCTCCAACCACAAGTTATATTGTTTATAATACAATACAATCCCCTAAGGAAGCTTTAATTACGCCAGTTAATGAACATTGGATTTCACTAGAAACTAGATATAATATTATGGACTGGATTAAAACGACATTAAAATAA
- a CDS encoding glycoside hydrolase family 28 protein produces the protein MKYIKKITWAIFGVLYIINTGSFNAQSQNVQLDNIYNDIEFKMPKVKEVSFPDYEVNIIDFGAIGNGLFKNTLAFEKSISQVSQKGGGKVIVPRGIWLTGPITLQSNINLYLESGAIILFSKDFDDYPLKKVSFEGLNTVRCISPINANNAQNIAITGNGIIDGNGDAWRPVKKMKMTDNQWNSLKKSGGVLSDDGKLWFPSESSKQGYENTTDFNVPNAENNEDLIAVKDFLRPVMVSLVQCKKVLLDGPTFQNSPAWNIHPLMCEDLIFRNLTVRNPWYSQNGDGLDLDSCKNALIYNNTFDVGDDAICIKSGKNKDGRDRKFPTENVIVKNNVVYHGHGGVVVGSEMSSGVKNVHVSNCSFIGTDTGLRFKSTRGRGGVVENVFISNIDMIDIKADAIRFNLYYGGKSPVSDGLTTNKEVNSTEEVLVEVTEETPSFKNIFMNNIHVSGAEKAGFFMGLPEMNLKNINLSNAVLKANKGVEIVDVDGLKLKNVQILTPEKKAITIYNGKNVNLDSVSFQNNQQTQIELFGSKTKAIRFQNVNFDNSNLELKSSKEVIKREVFIN, from the coding sequence ATGAAGTATATCAAAAAAATAACATGGGCTATTTTCGGTGTTTTGTATATCATAAACACAGGGAGCTTTAATGCTCAAAGTCAAAATGTACAATTAGATAATATTTATAATGACATAGAATTTAAAATGCCTAAAGTAAAGGAGGTTTCCTTTCCTGACTATGAAGTGAATATCATCGATTTTGGCGCCATAGGTAATGGACTTTTTAAAAATACCTTGGCATTTGAAAAATCTATTTCTCAAGTTTCTCAAAAAGGAGGAGGAAAAGTTATAGTGCCTCGAGGTATTTGGCTTACCGGGCCAATTACACTTCAAAGTAATATTAATTTGTATCTAGAAAGTGGTGCAATTATACTATTTAGTAAAGATTTTGATGATTATCCTTTAAAAAAAGTCAGTTTTGAAGGTTTAAATACAGTACGATGTATTTCACCTATTAATGCCAATAATGCGCAGAATATTGCTATAACAGGCAACGGGATTATAGACGGTAATGGTGACGCTTGGAGACCAGTTAAAAAAATGAAAATGACCGATAACCAATGGAATAGCCTAAAAAAATCTGGAGGTGTTTTATCTGATGATGGCAAACTGTGGTTTCCTTCTGAAAGCTCCAAACAAGGTTATGAAAACACCACCGACTTTAACGTTCCAAATGCTGAAAACAATGAAGACCTTATCGCTGTAAAGGATTTCCTTAGACCTGTAATGGTTAGCCTTGTTCAATGTAAAAAAGTGCTTTTAGATGGGCCAACTTTTCAAAATTCACCCGCATGGAATATTCATCCCTTAATGTGCGAAGATCTAATTTTTAGAAATTTAACGGTTAGAAACCCTTGGTATTCACAAAATGGAGATGGATTAGATTTAGACTCTTGTAAAAATGCATTGATTTACAATAACACCTTTGATGTTGGTGATGATGCTATCTGCATAAAGTCAGGAAAAAATAAGGATGGTAGAGACCGTAAATTCCCTACAGAAAATGTAATAGTAAAAAATAATGTCGTGTATCATGGTCATGGTGGTGTTGTTGTAGGAAGTGAAATGTCTAGTGGTGTTAAAAATGTGCATGTTTCAAATTGTTCATTTATTGGTACTGACACAGGACTCCGATTTAAAAGTACAAGAGGAAGAGGAGGCGTTGTAGAGAATGTCTTTATTTCAAATATTGATATGATTGATATTAAAGCGGATGCCATAAGGTTTAATCTTTATTATGGCGGAAAAAGTCCTGTTTCAGATGGGCTAACTACAAATAAAGAGGTTAATTCAACTGAGGAAGTTTTAGTTGAAGTTACCGAAGAAACGCCTTCATTTAAAAATATTTTCATGAACAATATTCATGTTTCTGGAGCTGAAAAAGCAGGTTTTTTCATGGGGTTACCAGAAATGAACTTAAAAAACATCAACTTAAGTAATGCTGTGTTAAAGGCAAATAAGGGGGTGGAAATTGTGGATGTAGATGGACTGAAGCTTAAAAATGTTCAAATATTAACGCCTGAAAAAAAAGCGATAACAATTTACAACGGAAAAAATGTAAACCTAGATTCTGTCTCATTTCAGAATAACCAACAAACACAAATTGAATTATTTGGAAGTAAAACTAAAGCAATACGCTTTCAAAATGTAAATTTTGATAATTCAAATTTAGAATTGAAATCGAGTAAAGAGGTAATTAAAAGAGAAGTGTTTATAAATTAA
- a CDS encoding pectinesterase family protein, protein MKHLNFYLFFIVGLLWSSLGTAQNFSPDIVVDVNGTGDFTTLQAAFDAAPSNSSSEIIIYVKRGLYDQEKLIIPPSKTNITLIGESREETVISYDIYNCNDGDDGLCPDDKVALWSSNSELVRTAATLTIQANDFKAENITIENTAGPVGQAQALTLQADRNVFVNCNITAYQDTIYFWTAETNRAYFKSCMILGRTDYIYGRGIGFFDECEIRSYGGAWITAPSTTINQSYGFVFYKCDLTYQDNSPRPGDDGALIKFGRPWHEYPKVAWLYCNMPAEIDPLGWGDKWNMDYADTSTDLHLYEWINTGAGADMSGRANWAGLRAMTDQNEANLYEPEIVLAGTDNWDPTAIAPAVTVYTWDGGAANNDWLEANNWNPDGVPVASEVANVDGNVIINANGGDFAADLNLTNGATLEVTANSTTTLLTLSQSVITASADATLAGTIKSKGNFDFNLTHNLNLEGSIQGVHQITKKGSGIVQLNGDSEDYTGEIVVEEGDLQAKVSGSLGNTKNITVKTTGQLTIDVSNALKVNTPIFTEGNAKIVINQDITISEWYIDNVVQGVGQYDATTHPSIISGSGKIIIGRPSEFIFIGGANGKWDNPVHYSPALLPELGEKVIVDGKTIEAQSAPFSGDMYVQNAGSIRLRRSDSKSLGPVRMFQGTNITYATGGTGFYFEAPIILEGDISLLMNGSNAAGHVMDLPGTFSGDHKIIVQNTRDVANTATVKLGGDNSGFTGTWDLKVAAFNAAGVAAIDGTVENAFGNALIDLDANNQAIFNHAKCAGDKLVMNIAGNASAVLNVAVLVNQFTLNGTDLGDGTYDASTHPGLLSGSGSITVDTSLSIDKKVFLEKDTLRVHGVLQNMEIFNMSGQQLRKITKPVQEIDLQWLKSGFYIVSYKIDGKNGTLKVCKK, encoded by the coding sequence ATGAAACATTTAAACTTTTATCTTTTTTTTATTGTAGGACTCCTGTGGAGTTCCTTGGGTACAGCCCAAAATTTTAGCCCAGACATTGTAGTGGATGTTAACGGAACAGGCGATTTTACAACGCTTCAAGCCGCTTTTGATGCAGCACCTTCTAACAGTAGTTCTGAAATTATTATTTATGTAAAAAGGGGATTGTATGATCAAGAAAAATTGATTATTCCGCCTTCTAAAACGAATATTACTTTAATTGGAGAAAGCAGAGAGGAAACTGTTATTAGCTATGATATTTATAACTGTAATGATGGAGATGATGGCCTTTGTCCTGATGATAAGGTAGCCCTTTGGAGTAGTAATAGCGAGTTAGTTAGAACAGCAGCAACACTCACTATTCAAGCAAACGATTTTAAAGCAGAAAACATCACTATCGAAAACACTGCTGGTCCTGTTGGACAAGCCCAAGCCCTTACTTTACAGGCCGATAGAAATGTGTTTGTTAATTGTAATATTACAGCATACCAGGATACTATTTACTTTTGGACGGCTGAAACCAACCGAGCCTACTTTAAATCTTGTATGATTTTAGGGCGTACGGATTATATTTATGGTCGAGGAATTGGTTTCTTTGATGAATGCGAAATTAGAAGTTATGGTGGCGCTTGGATTACGGCACCTTCAACAACTATTAACCAAAGTTATGGTTTCGTATTTTATAAATGTGATTTGACTTATCAAGATAATAGCCCTAGACCAGGAGATGATGGTGCTTTAATTAAATTTGGTCGTCCTTGGCATGAATATCCTAAAGTGGCATGGTTATACTGTAACATGCCTGCTGAAATTGATCCTTTAGGTTGGGGGGATAAATGGAACATGGATTATGCAGATACAAGTACCGACTTACATTTATACGAATGGATTAACACAGGAGCTGGTGCCGATATGAGCGGTAGAGCCAATTGGGCTGGTCTTCGTGCCATGACCGACCAAAATGAAGCCAATTTATATGAGCCAGAAATCGTATTAGCTGGTACTGATAATTGGGATCCTACAGCAATTGCACCCGCAGTTACTGTTTACACTTGGGATGGTGGCGCTGCTAACAACGACTGGTTAGAGGCTAATAACTGGAACCCAGATGGTGTACCTGTAGCTTCGGAGGTTGCAAATGTTGATGGTAATGTCATAATAAATGCAAATGGAGGCGATTTTGCTGCAGATTTAAACTTAACAAATGGAGCAACTTTAGAGGTTACAGCTAATAGTACTACCACCTTATTAACTCTAAGTCAGTCAGTAATTACAGCTTCTGCAGATGCAACTTTGGCAGGAACAATAAAGTCAAAAGGGAATTTTGATTTTAATCTTACTCATAACCTTAATCTTGAAGGCTCAATACAAGGTGTTCACCAAATCACGAAAAAAGGATCTGGAATTGTTCAGTTAAATGGTGATAGTGAAGATTATACAGGTGAAATTGTTGTAGAAGAAGGCGATTTGCAAGCTAAAGTTTCTGGTTCTTTAGGTAATACCAAGAATATTACTGTAAAAACCACAGGACAATTAACCATTGATGTAAGTAACGCACTAAAAGTAAATACACCAATTTTTACTGAAGGTAATGCCAAAATTGTTATTAATCAAGATATCACCATTAGCGAATGGTATATTGATAATGTTGTACAAGGTGTTGGACAGTATGACGCCACTACGCATCCGTCTATTATTAGTGGTTCAGGTAAAATAATCATTGGCAGACCAAGTGAATTTATTTTTATAGGTGGAGCTAACGGAAAGTGGGATAATCCAGTGCATTACTCACCGGCACTTCTGCCAGAACTAGGAGAAAAAGTTATTGTAGATGGTAAAACTATTGAAGCTCAAAGCGCTCCTTTTTCTGGAGACATGTATGTGCAGAACGCTGGAAGTATTCGTTTGAGAAGATCGGACTCTAAAAGCTTAGGACCTGTTAGAATGTTTCAAGGTACAAATATCACTTATGCAACAGGTGGAACGGGATTTTATTTTGAAGCTCCTATCATTTTGGAAGGAGATATTTCATTGTTAATGAATGGTTCTAACGCTGCAGGTCATGTTATGGATTTACCTGGTACATTTTCCGGAGATCATAAAATAATCGTTCAAAACACCAGAGATGTTGCAAATACTGCAACAGTAAAATTAGGTGGCGATAATAGTGGGTTTACAGGAACTTGGGATTTAAAAGTGGCTGCTTTTAATGCAGCAGGTGTAGCAGCGATTGACGGAACCGTAGAAAATGCCTTTGGAAACGCTTTAATTGATCTCGATGCTAATAATCAAGCCATTTTTAATCATGCTAAATGTGCTGGTGATAAGCTAGTAATGAATATAGCAGGAAATGCTTCTGCTGTTTTGAATGTTGCTGTGCTGGTTAATCAATTTACTTTAAACGGAACCGATTTAGGGGATGGAACTTATGATGCCTCGACACATCCAGGGCTTCTTTCTGGAAGTGGTTCCATAACTGTAGATACTAGTTTGAGTATTGATAAGAAAGTGTTTTTAGAAAAAGATACTTTAAGAGTTCATGGTGTTCTTCAGAACATGGAAATTTTTAATATGTCTGGACAACAGTTACGTAAAATAACAAAACCTGTTCAAGAAATCGATTTACAATGGCTAAAGTCGGGGTTTTATATTGTCAGTTATAAGATTGATGGAAAAAATGGCACACTTAAAGTGT